Proteins from one Triplophysa dalaica isolate WHDGS20190420 chromosome 6, ASM1584641v1, whole genome shotgun sequence genomic window:
- the LOC130425331 gene encoding MAGUK p55 subfamily member 4-like isoform X2, giving the protein MRPAIESDPVSGPIEMGDNGLTQILAHVVSGMRGSINKDINGVELLQSLLSAPWLQSLLKIYECLQQHLKHSPRPHLSYSSGLSLQILSDLMAISNPSDEARELYSLLSQPHLQALLSAHDTVGLRDYEPELPPLPKDLPEDEEAMRIVCLVKNNQPLIRASPGFRSHWDTLRQATHSGSFSAGGRWEKGLDDMLKGPCGYKSVSPNVVPSFNKCCLNSHGNALWEQSLSCCAPSACNSNATDDVDSDVGHTLSPWTPSTSRRCHAPSKTIPHARTAPPSPRHCHRESTACSHIRSEKEEGLDELWRTLKHAGGCIERSSENIQLLGERMLAASDRMSESMQENSEAMTLLTHVVEKLQKVVAAENSTSVVHSEVLARNATPGNACKNAVARNACAVGSRWGGTSLSVPNSPALASSTRNSRCSVGSSSSSSSSSIITLQQQPMISKERCFSHASNDGSINGRVKGATIRRDDVTGEIYIARVIHGGLADRSGLLHAGDRLVEVNGHPVFGLEPEQIIQILVHSHTHTSTAHSQGTIMFKVVPITDRPVNNQTMLFMRAMVDYNPLVDPSIPCTDAGMAFRKGEILEIVDQTDALWWQAIKLPSISSCAGLIPSTKLLKRKQKEVWWSQPYQPHTCVTTLTTVDEEEDIAIDDKCIEADEEAFESESEFCTNVDGIYLTGFRRSLRLCRRRRGQAFGTSQFCSLRCPTSCYSSLSNSYEEVVRYQHHPEHTHRLIVLVGPSGVGVNELRRRLIEINPKVYQGAVPHTTRPPKCHEESGREYHFVSKEQFDKMIYNRRFIEFGEFEGHLYGTCVDAVKDVLAGGKICVIDIEPYALESVRSPELRAYVIFIKPPPAEQMKHTRMNSHIITNYFLSRPFKDEDIQEIEDAGHKMQQQYCQFFDHVIVNDGLQAACVQLLTAVRRAQDEPQWVPAAWIKPSEQS; this is encoded by the exons ATGAGACCAGCCATTGAAAGCGATCCTGTGTCCGGTCCGATAGAGATGGGAGACAATG GTCTGACACAAATCTTGGCCCATGTGGTCTCTGGGATGAGGGGCtctataaataaagatataaacgGGGTTGAACTGTTGCAAAGTCTACTCAGCGCCCCCTGGCTACAGTCACTACTGAAG ATATACGAATGTCTACAGCAGCACCTGAAACATTCTCCCAGACCGCATCTCTCTTATTCATCTGGACTGTCTTTACAG ATTCTCTCAGATCTGATGGCAATTTCGAACCCTTCAGATGAAGCTCGAGAACTCTACAGTCTCCTGAGTCAGCCGCACCTACAG gcTCTCCTCTCGGCTCATGACACTGTGGGTCTCAGAGACTACGAACCAGAACTTCCTCCATTACCCAAAGATCTTCCTGAGGACGAGGAGGCCATGAGGATCGTGTGTCTGGTGAAAAACAATCAGCCGCTG ATCAGGGCCAGTCCAGGTTTCAGAAGTCACTGGGACACTTTAAGACAAGCAACACACAGTGGATCCTTCTCAGCTGGAGGACGATGGGAAAAAGGTTTAGATGACATGTTAAAAGGTCCCTGTGGTTACAAATCTGTCTCTCCTAACGTTGTTCCGTCCTTCAACAAATGCTGTCTGAACTCTCAtggcaatgcattgtgggaacAGAGTTTGAGTTGCTGTGCTCCCAGTGCATGTAACTCGAATGCAACTG ATGATGTAGACAGTGATGTCGGTCACACTTTGTCTCCATGGACCCCCTCAACATCCCGCCGCTGTCATGCTCCTTCCAAAACAATACCTCATGCCCGAACTGCTCCCCCGAGTCCGAGACACTGTCATCGTGAATCCACCGCATGCTCACATATAAGGTCGGAAAAGGAGGAAGGTCTGGATGAGTTGTGGAGGACCTTGAAACACGCAGGCGGATGCATTGAGCGCAGTTCTGAAAACATCCAGCTGCTCGGTGAGAGAATGCTCGCCGCGAGCGATCGCATGTCTGAGAGCATGCAGGAAAACTCTGAGGCTATGACGCTGCTGACGCATGTGGTCGAGAAGCTTCAGAAGGTAGTCGCCGCAGAAAACAGCACGTCAGTAGTTCACAGTGAAGTTCTCGCAAGAAATGCGACCCCTGGTAATGCATGTAAAAATGCAGTTGCAAGAAATGCGTGCGCGGTGGGAAGCAGGTGGGGCGGGACATCGCTCAGCGTTCCCAACAGTCCGGCTCTTGCATCTTCAACGCGCAATTCCCGTTGTTCTGTCGGGTCTTCTTCTTCGTCTTCTTCTTCATCCATCATTACTCTCCAACAACAGCCAATGATATCAAAGGAGAGATGTTTTAGCCACGCCTCCAATGATGGATCAATCAATGGCAGAGTCAAA GGAGCGACGATCAGACGAGACGATGTGACGGGGGAAATCTACATCGCCCGAGTTATACACGGTGGACTGGCTGACCGCAGCG GTCTCTTGCATGCTGGAGACAGACTGGTGGAGGTCAACGGTCATCCTGTGTTTGGTCTGGAACCAGAACAGATCATACAAATTCTGGttcattctcacacacacacatctaca GCTCATTCTCAGGGAACCATAATGTTCAAGGTGGTTCCCATCACCGACAGACCAGTTAACAACCAAACCATG CTGTTCATGCGCGCCATGGTGGACTACAACCCTCTGGTGGACCCGTCCATCCCCTGCACTGATGCTGGTATGGCCTTCAGGAAGGGAGAGATCCTGGAGATCGTGGACCAGACAGACGCCCTCTGGTGGCAGGCCATCAAACTGCCCAGCATCTCCTCCTGCGCCGGCCTCATTCCTTCCACCAAACTTCTCAAAAG gaagCAGAAGGAGGTGTGGTGGTCTCAGCCTTATCAACCTCACACCTGCGTCACGACCT TAACCACAGTGGATGAAG AGGAAGACATTGCCATCGACGACAAATGCATAGAAGCAG ATGAGGAGGCGTTTGAATCTG agAGTGAATTCTGCACCAACGTTGATGGGATTTATTTGA CTGGTTTCCGGAGAAGTCTTCGTCTCTGTCGCCGGCGGAGGGGTCAGGCTTTTGGCACTTCTCAGTTCTGCTCTCTTCGCTGCCCCACAAGCTGTTACAGTTCTCTGTCCAACTCATACGAAGAGGTTGTGCGATACCAACACCATCCAGAACACACACATCGTCTAATAGTCCTCGTGG GTCCTTCTGGGGTCGGTGTGAATGAACTCCGCAGGAGACTCATCGAGATCAACCCAAAGGTTTACCAAGGAGCTGTTCCTC ATACCACACGACCGCCCAAATGCCATGAGGAGTCTGGGAGAGAATATCACTTTGTTAGCAAAGAGCAGTTTGACAAGATGATCTACAATCGCAG GTTTATTGAGTTTGGGGAGTTTGAAGGTCATCTCTATGGTACATGTGTAGATGCAGTTAAAGATGTGCTGGCCGGTGGAAAGATCTGTGTGATCGACATTGAACCTTAC GCATTGGAGTCAGTAAGGTCCCCTGAGCTAAGAGCTTATGTCATCTTTATAAAGCCCCCTCCTGCTGAACAGATGAAACATACTCGGATGAATTCTCACATCATCACAAATTACTTCCTCAGCCGACCCTTTAAG GATGAAGACATTCAGGAAATCGAGGATGCGGGACACAAGATGCAGCAGCAGTACTGTCAGTTCTTTGATCACGTGATAGTAAATGACGGGCTGCAGGCCGCATGTGTGCAGCTGTTGACAGCAGTGAGGCGAGCTCAGGATGAGCCGCAGTGGGTACCAGCCGCATGGATCAAACCATCAGAGCAGTCTTGA